The following coding sequences lie in one Cucurbita pepo subsp. pepo cultivar mu-cu-16 chromosome LG13, ASM280686v2, whole genome shotgun sequence genomic window:
- the LOC111808026 gene encoding protein ENHANCED DISEASE RESISTANCE 4-like isoform X3, with product MATGLTAKIRLVKCPRCHRLLPELPDIPVYKCGGCDAILVAKSRRESSHDTELGSQNRDSAQRREVDPLSVERQPSISNHEAIIPPHDESTSGLKNGRDANESGERSNEELVHSSLSVQRNARNDDGSHHENDELSDGDLLKAEVASISSSSHEAIISSSGEYVVDPDVEEVQDESGDSCLEQLVHRKLDERQSYAGNNNESRAGNGEFPCRDAPEPEEYSISSHEATIPSSSAKDWKESAGVSQEQLAHIKSSECLKNARSNGESQACHDEQLSCSNQSYSRTEFASHGNDELSGPDPTKAIETSTSSHEVITVPFSGESVSDPNDDKDQKEEEENHSEQLVQVSLNEGVNRENDKLSSGDPSEDERLDEILLSGEGSPEADDRKEIHSNLETSGISIAVATSSIIYPDTKVGTSISSKNLSPLAERAEAPEDTISHDFDHHIPVENFGCMEVNQCSEPSGGLPEGPRRQESLMKNNAVVRDSDFPIEAGSSQEILPHEKHYDVAYLERNQNDMLQHRRHGISMQSRSRLRREKYQSKSLLLRSNLEGDRENGSASNSTINELHDSRMHSSENFVDPDEEKVRLLRMVYELQDRLEKSCNLNTNTSGRVSTGSVQKDTWAPMYNNQQISQEESWHESEHPYYFRRSGPQTNYPGQHSLSRMTSAAKAVSGPQNNCFSMEQFPDNIPPSMQRRSSEVWHNRGARMAHIDHDYYSQYNSCASSPQHFHCSQLPARGIQMQSDQLSHGNLEMNYSRERRHLAKHHLRPMAGGAPFITCYHCLKLLQIPAEFLLVKRQCNRLKCGHCSKVLEFSLRNRTHIVPYIQNVAEPPPYEAEERNDYADRRDTTLKVYQEETDKLSSKSVPPLHRLMGYSSPSQVFRGLDASRRSMQREY from the exons ATGGCCACTGGATTGACTGCTAAAATTCGATTGGTGAAGTGTCCTAGATGTCATCGGCTTCTTCCGGAGTTGCCTGATATTCCTGTTTACAAATGTGGTGGATGTGATGCAATTCTCGTAG CTAAAAGTCGAAGAGAGAGTTCTCACGACACGGAATTGGGCTCACAAAACAGGGATTCTGCCCAGAGGCGTGAAGTTGACCCCCTTTCTGTGGAGAGGCAGCCTAGCATTTCAAACCACGAAGCAATTATTCCACCCCATGACGAGTCTACTTCTGGCTTAAAGAATGGTAGAGATGCAAATGAATCTGGAGAAAGGAGTAACGAGGAGCTTGTTCATTCATCTTTGAGTGTGCAAAGGAATGCTAGAAATGATGATGGATCTCATCATGAGAATGACGAACTCTCTGATGGAGATCTCTTAAAAGCAGAGGTAGCTAGCATTTCTTCATCGAGTCATGAAGCAATTATTTCATCCTCTGGCGAGTATGTCGTAGATCCTGATGTTGAGGAGGTCCAAGATGAATCTGGAGATAGTTGCCTCGAGCAACTTGTTCATAGGAAGTTGGATGAACGCCAAAGCTATGCTGGAAACAACAATGAATCTCGTGCTGGTAATGGTGAGTTCCCATGCAGAGATGCTCCAGAACCAGAGGAATATAGCATTTCAAGTCATGAGGCAACTATCCCATCCTCGAGTGCGAAGGATTGGAAGGAATCTGCAGGTGTTAGTCAAGAGCAGCTGGCTCATATTAAGTCAAGTGAATGCCTAAAGAATGCTAGAAGCAATGGTGAATCTCAGGCTTGCCACGACGAGCAGCTGAGCTGCTCAAATCAATCCTATTCTAGAACTGAATTTGCTTCTCATGGGAATGATGAACTCTCAGGACCAGATCCTACAAAAGCAATAGAAACTAGCACTTCAAGTCATGAAGTAATAACCGTCCCATTCTCAGGCGAGTCTGTTTCGGATCCAAATGATGACAAAGatcaaaaggaagaagaagaaaaccacaGCGAGCAACTTGTTCAGGTATCTTTGAATGAAGGTGTTAATCGTGAAAATGACAAGCTCTCAAGTGGAGACCCTTCAGAAGATGAAAGGCTTGATGAGATCTTACTGTCAGGAGAAGGAAGTCCAGAAGCTGATGATAGGAAGGAGATTCATTCTAATTTAGAAACCTCAGGTATTTCGATTGCTGTAGCTACGAGTTCGATTATTTATCCCGATACAAAAGTAGGGACAAGTATTTCATCTAAGAATCTTTCTCCTCTTGCTGAACGAGCAGAGGCTCCTGAGGATACTATTAGCCATGATTTTGATCATCACATTCctgtagaaaattttggatgtATGGAAGTGAATCAATGCTCTGAACCTAGTGGTGGCCTTCCTG AAGGTCCAAGAAGGCAAGAGTCGTTGATGAAAAATAACGCAGTGGTGAGAGATTCTGACTTTCCAATTGAAGCAGGGAGTTCCCAGGAAATTTTGCCTCACGAAAAGCATTACGACGTAGCATACCTTGAAAGGAATCAAAACGATATGCTGCAACATAGAAGACATGGTATTTCAATGCAAAGTAGAAGCAGGTTAAGACGAGAGAAATACCAAAGTAAGTCGTTGTTGCTCAGAAGCAACCTCGAAGGTGACCGTGAAAATGGCAGTGCTTCGAATTCCACGATCAACGAGCTCCATGATTCAAGAATGCATTCATCAGAAAATTTTGTAGACCCTGATGAGGAAAAGGTTAGATTGTTGAGAATGGTTTATGAACTGCAGGATCGGCTAGAGAAAAGCTGCAATCTAAATACGAACACCAGTGGACGGGTATCCACGGGATCCGTGCAGAAGGATACATGGGCGCCAATGTACAACAATCAGCAGATTTCTCAGGAGGAAAGCTGGCATGAATCAGAACATCCTTATTACTTCCGAAGAAGTGGACCTCAAACTAATTATCCTGGACAACATTCTTTGTCACGGATGACTTCTGCTGCAAAGGCTGTCAGTGGTCCTCAAAATAATTGCTTCAGCATGGAACAGTTCCCTGACAACATCCCTCCCTCGATGCAGCGGCGTTCATCTGAAGTCTGGCATAATCGAGGGGCCCGTATGGCGCATATCGATCACGACTATTATAGTCAATACAACTCATGTGCATCTAGTCCCCAACATTTTCATTGCTCGCAGTTGCCTGCAAGGGGCATTCAAATGCAGTCTGATCAGTTGAGTCATGGAAATCTTGAGATGAATTATTCGAGAGAGAGAAGACATTTGGCCAAGCATCATCTACGGCCTATGGCTGGAGGCGCCCCTTTTATAACTTGTTACCACTGCTTGAAGTTACTGCAGATTCCTGCAGAATTTCTCTTGGTGAAAAGGCAATGCAATCGGCTCAAGTGCGGTCATTGCTCGAAGGTTCTCGAGTTTTCTCTTCGAAACCGAACGCATATTGTTCCATATATACAGAATGTTGCAGAACCCCCACCATATGAGGCTGAGGAACGCAATGACTATGCAGACAGACGTGATACAACATTAAAAGTGTATCAAGAAGAGACCGATAAGTTGTCGTCCAAGTCAGTTCCCCCTCTTCATCGGCTCATGGGGTATTCTTCTCCAAGCCAAGTCTTTAGAGGTTTAGATGCATCAAGAAGAAGCATGCAGAGGGAATACTAA
- the LOC111808026 gene encoding protein ENHANCED DISEASE RESISTANCE 4-like isoform X1, translating to MATGLTAKIRLVKCPRCHRLLPELPDIPVYKCGGCDAILVAKSRRESSHDTELGSQNRDSAQRREVDPLSVERQPSISNHEAIIPPHDESTSGLKNGRDANESGERSNEELVHSSLSVQRNARNDDGSHHENDELSDGDLLKAEVASISSSSHEAIISSSGEYVVDPDVEEVQDESGDSCLEQLVHRKLDERQSYAGNNNESRAGNGEFPCRDAPEPEEYSISSHEATIPSSSAKDWKESAGVSQEQLAHIKSSECLKNARSNGESQACHDEQLSCSNQSYSRTEFASHGNDELSGPDPTKAIETSTSSHEVITVPFSGESVSDPNDDKDQKEEEENHSEQLVQVSLNEGVNRENDKLSSGDPSEDERLDEILLSGEGSPEADDRKEIHSNLETSGISIAVATSSIIYPDTKVGTSISSKNLSPLAERAEAPEDTISHDFDHHIPVENFGCMEVNQCSEPSGGLPGMVKSLTTKSDLAYDGMDDRFSDRHRRSLQNTHEAVNFLSTVEGPRRQESLMKNNAVVRDSDFPIEAGSSQEILPHEKHYDVAYLERNQNDMLQHRRHGISMQSRSRLRREKYQSKSLLLRSNLEGDRENGSASNSTINELHDSRMHSSENFVDPDEEKVRLLRMVYELQDRLEKSCNLNTNTSGRVSTGSVQKDTWAPMYNNQQISQEESWHESEHPYYFRRSGPQTNYPGQHSLSRMTSAAKAVSGPQNNCFSMEQFPDNIPPSMQRRSSEVWHNRGARMAHIDHDYYSQYNSCASSPQHFHCSQLPARGIQMQSDQLSHGNLEMNYSRERRHLAKHHLRPMAGGAPFITCYHCLKLLQIPAEFLLVKRQCNRLKCGHCSKVLEFSLRNRTHIVPYIQNVAEPPPYEAEERNDYADRRDTTLKVYQEETDKLSSKSVPPLHRLMGYSSPSQVFRGLDASRRSMQREY from the exons ATGGCCACTGGATTGACTGCTAAAATTCGATTGGTGAAGTGTCCTAGATGTCATCGGCTTCTTCCGGAGTTGCCTGATATTCCTGTTTACAAATGTGGTGGATGTGATGCAATTCTCGTAG CTAAAAGTCGAAGAGAGAGTTCTCACGACACGGAATTGGGCTCACAAAACAGGGATTCTGCCCAGAGGCGTGAAGTTGACCCCCTTTCTGTGGAGAGGCAGCCTAGCATTTCAAACCACGAAGCAATTATTCCACCCCATGACGAGTCTACTTCTGGCTTAAAGAATGGTAGAGATGCAAATGAATCTGGAGAAAGGAGTAACGAGGAGCTTGTTCATTCATCTTTGAGTGTGCAAAGGAATGCTAGAAATGATGATGGATCTCATCATGAGAATGACGAACTCTCTGATGGAGATCTCTTAAAAGCAGAGGTAGCTAGCATTTCTTCATCGAGTCATGAAGCAATTATTTCATCCTCTGGCGAGTATGTCGTAGATCCTGATGTTGAGGAGGTCCAAGATGAATCTGGAGATAGTTGCCTCGAGCAACTTGTTCATAGGAAGTTGGATGAACGCCAAAGCTATGCTGGAAACAACAATGAATCTCGTGCTGGTAATGGTGAGTTCCCATGCAGAGATGCTCCAGAACCAGAGGAATATAGCATTTCAAGTCATGAGGCAACTATCCCATCCTCGAGTGCGAAGGATTGGAAGGAATCTGCAGGTGTTAGTCAAGAGCAGCTGGCTCATATTAAGTCAAGTGAATGCCTAAAGAATGCTAGAAGCAATGGTGAATCTCAGGCTTGCCACGACGAGCAGCTGAGCTGCTCAAATCAATCCTATTCTAGAACTGAATTTGCTTCTCATGGGAATGATGAACTCTCAGGACCAGATCCTACAAAAGCAATAGAAACTAGCACTTCAAGTCATGAAGTAATAACCGTCCCATTCTCAGGCGAGTCTGTTTCGGATCCAAATGATGACAAAGatcaaaaggaagaagaagaaaaccacaGCGAGCAACTTGTTCAGGTATCTTTGAATGAAGGTGTTAATCGTGAAAATGACAAGCTCTCAAGTGGAGACCCTTCAGAAGATGAAAGGCTTGATGAGATCTTACTGTCAGGAGAAGGAAGTCCAGAAGCTGATGATAGGAAGGAGATTCATTCTAATTTAGAAACCTCAGGTATTTCGATTGCTGTAGCTACGAGTTCGATTATTTATCCCGATACAAAAGTAGGGACAAGTATTTCATCTAAGAATCTTTCTCCTCTTGCTGAACGAGCAGAGGCTCCTGAGGATACTATTAGCCATGATTTTGATCATCACATTCctgtagaaaattttggatgtATGGAAGTGAATCAATGCTCTGAACCTAGTGGTGGCCTTCCTGGTATGGTCAAATCTTTAACAACCAAAAGTGACTTAGCATACGATGGAATGGATGATCGGTTTTCAGACCGTCATCGACGTTCATTACAGAACACTCATGAAGCTGTGAACTTTCTTTCCACTGTAGAAGGTCCAAGAAGGCAAGAGTCGTTGATGAAAAATAACGCAGTGGTGAGAGATTCTGACTTTCCAATTGAAGCAGGGAGTTCCCAGGAAATTTTGCCTCACGAAAAGCATTACGACGTAGCATACCTTGAAAGGAATCAAAACGATATGCTGCAACATAGAAGACATGGTATTTCAATGCAAAGTAGAAGCAGGTTAAGACGAGAGAAATACCAAAGTAAGTCGTTGTTGCTCAGAAGCAACCTCGAAGGTGACCGTGAAAATGGCAGTGCTTCGAATTCCACGATCAACGAGCTCCATGATTCAAGAATGCATTCATCAGAAAATTTTGTAGACCCTGATGAGGAAAAGGTTAGATTGTTGAGAATGGTTTATGAACTGCAGGATCGGCTAGAGAAAAGCTGCAATCTAAATACGAACACCAGTGGACGGGTATCCACGGGATCCGTGCAGAAGGATACATGGGCGCCAATGTACAACAATCAGCAGATTTCTCAGGAGGAAAGCTGGCATGAATCAGAACATCCTTATTACTTCCGAAGAAGTGGACCTCAAACTAATTATCCTGGACAACATTCTTTGTCACGGATGACTTCTGCTGCAAAGGCTGTCAGTGGTCCTCAAAATAATTGCTTCAGCATGGAACAGTTCCCTGACAACATCCCTCCCTCGATGCAGCGGCGTTCATCTGAAGTCTGGCATAATCGAGGGGCCCGTATGGCGCATATCGATCACGACTATTATAGTCAATACAACTCATGTGCATCTAGTCCCCAACATTTTCATTGCTCGCAGTTGCCTGCAAGGGGCATTCAAATGCAGTCTGATCAGTTGAGTCATGGAAATCTTGAGATGAATTATTCGAGAGAGAGAAGACATTTGGCCAAGCATCATCTACGGCCTATGGCTGGAGGCGCCCCTTTTATAACTTGTTACCACTGCTTGAAGTTACTGCAGATTCCTGCAGAATTTCTCTTGGTGAAAAGGCAATGCAATCGGCTCAAGTGCGGTCATTGCTCGAAGGTTCTCGAGTTTTCTCTTCGAAACCGAACGCATATTGTTCCATATATACAGAATGTTGCAGAACCCCCACCATATGAGGCTGAGGAACGCAATGACTATGCAGACAGACGTGATACAACATTAAAAGTGTATCAAGAAGAGACCGATAAGTTGTCGTCCAAGTCAGTTCCCCCTCTTCATCGGCTCATGGGGTATTCTTCTCCAAGCCAAGTCTTTAGAGGTTTAGATGCATCAAGAAGAAGCATGCAGAGGGAATACTAA
- the LOC111808026 gene encoding protein ENHANCED DISEASE RESISTANCE 4-like isoform X5, whose amino-acid sequence MATGLTAKIRLVKCPRCHRLLPELPDIPVYKCGGCDAILVAKSRRESSHDTELGSQNRDSAQRREVDPLSVERQPSISNHEAIIPPHDESTSGLKNGRDANESGERSNEELVHSSLSVQRNARNDDGSHHENDELSDGDLLKAEVASISSSSHEAIISSSGEYVVDPDVEEVQDESGDSCLEQLVHRKLDERQSYAGNNNESRAGNGEFPCRDAPEPEEYSISSHEATIPSSSAKDWKESAGVSQEQLAHIKSSECLKNARSNGESQACHDEQLSCSNQSYSRTEFASHGNDELSGPDPTKAIETSTSSHEVITVPFSGESVSDPNDDKDQKEEEENHSEQLVQVSLNEGVNRENDKLSSGDPSEDERLDEILLSGEGSPEADDRKEIHSNLETSEAPEDTISHDFDHHIPVENFGCMEVNQCSEPSGGLPGPRRQESLMKNNAVVRDSDFPIEAGSSQEILPHEKHYDVAYLERNQNDMLQHRRHGISMQSRSRLRREKYQSKSLLLRSNLEGDRENGSASNSTINELHDSRMHSSENFVDPDEEKVRLLRMVYELQDRLEKSCNLNTNTSGRVSTGSVQKDTWAPMYNNQQISQEESWHESEHPYYFRRSGPQTNYPGQHSLSRMTSAAKAVSGPQNNCFSMEQFPDNIPPSMQRRSSEVWHNRGARMAHIDHDYYSQYNSCASSPQHFHCSQLPARGIQMQSDQLSHGNLEMNYSRERRHLAKHHLRPMAGGAPFITCYHCLKLLQIPAEFLLVKRQCNRLKCGHCSKVLEFSLRNRTHIVPYIQNVAEPPPYEAEERNDYADRRDTTLKVYQEETDKLSSKSVPPLHRLMGYSSPSQVFRGLDASRRSMQREY is encoded by the exons ATGGCCACTGGATTGACTGCTAAAATTCGATTGGTGAAGTGTCCTAGATGTCATCGGCTTCTTCCGGAGTTGCCTGATATTCCTGTTTACAAATGTGGTGGATGTGATGCAATTCTCGTAG CTAAAAGTCGAAGAGAGAGTTCTCACGACACGGAATTGGGCTCACAAAACAGGGATTCTGCCCAGAGGCGTGAAGTTGACCCCCTTTCTGTGGAGAGGCAGCCTAGCATTTCAAACCACGAAGCAATTATTCCACCCCATGACGAGTCTACTTCTGGCTTAAAGAATGGTAGAGATGCAAATGAATCTGGAGAAAGGAGTAACGAGGAGCTTGTTCATTCATCTTTGAGTGTGCAAAGGAATGCTAGAAATGATGATGGATCTCATCATGAGAATGACGAACTCTCTGATGGAGATCTCTTAAAAGCAGAGGTAGCTAGCATTTCTTCATCGAGTCATGAAGCAATTATTTCATCCTCTGGCGAGTATGTCGTAGATCCTGATGTTGAGGAGGTCCAAGATGAATCTGGAGATAGTTGCCTCGAGCAACTTGTTCATAGGAAGTTGGATGAACGCCAAAGCTATGCTGGAAACAACAATGAATCTCGTGCTGGTAATGGTGAGTTCCCATGCAGAGATGCTCCAGAACCAGAGGAATATAGCATTTCAAGTCATGAGGCAACTATCCCATCCTCGAGTGCGAAGGATTGGAAGGAATCTGCAGGTGTTAGTCAAGAGCAGCTGGCTCATATTAAGTCAAGTGAATGCCTAAAGAATGCTAGAAGCAATGGTGAATCTCAGGCTTGCCACGACGAGCAGCTGAGCTGCTCAAATCAATCCTATTCTAGAACTGAATTTGCTTCTCATGGGAATGATGAACTCTCAGGACCAGATCCTACAAAAGCAATAGAAACTAGCACTTCAAGTCATGAAGTAATAACCGTCCCATTCTCAGGCGAGTCTGTTTCGGATCCAAATGATGACAAAGatcaaaaggaagaagaagaaaaccacaGCGAGCAACTTGTTCAGGTATCTTTGAATGAAGGTGTTAATCGTGAAAATGACAAGCTCTCAAGTGGAGACCCTTCAGAAGATGAAAGGCTTGATGAGATCTTACTGTCAGGAGAAGGAAGTCCAGAAGCTGATGATAGGAAGGAGATTCATTCTAATTTAGAAACCTCAG AGGCTCCTGAGGATACTATTAGCCATGATTTTGATCATCACATTCctgtagaaaattttggatgtATGGAAGTGAATCAATGCTCTGAACCTAGTGGTGGCCTTCCTG GTCCAAGAAGGCAAGAGTCGTTGATGAAAAATAACGCAGTGGTGAGAGATTCTGACTTTCCAATTGAAGCAGGGAGTTCCCAGGAAATTTTGCCTCACGAAAAGCATTACGACGTAGCATACCTTGAAAGGAATCAAAACGATATGCTGCAACATAGAAGACATGGTATTTCAATGCAAAGTAGAAGCAGGTTAAGACGAGAGAAATACCAAAGTAAGTCGTTGTTGCTCAGAAGCAACCTCGAAGGTGACCGTGAAAATGGCAGTGCTTCGAATTCCACGATCAACGAGCTCCATGATTCAAGAATGCATTCATCAGAAAATTTTGTAGACCCTGATGAGGAAAAGGTTAGATTGTTGAGAATGGTTTATGAACTGCAGGATCGGCTAGAGAAAAGCTGCAATCTAAATACGAACACCAGTGGACGGGTATCCACGGGATCCGTGCAGAAGGATACATGGGCGCCAATGTACAACAATCAGCAGATTTCTCAGGAGGAAAGCTGGCATGAATCAGAACATCCTTATTACTTCCGAAGAAGTGGACCTCAAACTAATTATCCTGGACAACATTCTTTGTCACGGATGACTTCTGCTGCAAAGGCTGTCAGTGGTCCTCAAAATAATTGCTTCAGCATGGAACAGTTCCCTGACAACATCCCTCCCTCGATGCAGCGGCGTTCATCTGAAGTCTGGCATAATCGAGGGGCCCGTATGGCGCATATCGATCACGACTATTATAGTCAATACAACTCATGTGCATCTAGTCCCCAACATTTTCATTGCTCGCAGTTGCCTGCAAGGGGCATTCAAATGCAGTCTGATCAGTTGAGTCATGGAAATCTTGAGATGAATTATTCGAGAGAGAGAAGACATTTGGCCAAGCATCATCTACGGCCTATGGCTGGAGGCGCCCCTTTTATAACTTGTTACCACTGCTTGAAGTTACTGCAGATTCCTGCAGAATTTCTCTTGGTGAAAAGGCAATGCAATCGGCTCAAGTGCGGTCATTGCTCGAAGGTTCTCGAGTTTTCTCTTCGAAACCGAACGCATATTGTTCCATATATACAGAATGTTGCAGAACCCCCACCATATGAGGCTGAGGAACGCAATGACTATGCAGACAGACGTGATACAACATTAAAAGTGTATCAAGAAGAGACCGATAAGTTGTCGTCCAAGTCAGTTCCCCCTCTTCATCGGCTCATGGGGTATTCTTCTCCAAGCCAAGTCTTTAGAGGTTTAGATGCATCAAGAAGAAGCATGCAGAGGGAATACTAA
- the LOC111808026 gene encoding protein ENHANCED DISEASE RESISTANCE 4-like isoform X4, with amino-acid sequence MATGLTAKIRLVKCPRCHRLLPELPDIPVYKCGGCDAILVAKSRRESSHDTELGSQNRDSAQRREVDPLSVERQPSISNHEAIIPPHDESTSGLKNGRDANESGERSNEELVHSSLSVQRNARNDDGSHHENDELSDGDLLKAEVASISSSSHEAIISSSGEYVVDPDVEEVQDESGDSCLEQLVHRKLDERQSYAGNNNESRAGNGEFPCRDAPEPEEYSISSHEATIPSSSAKDWKESAGVSQEQLAHIKSSECLKNARSNGESQACHDEQLSCSNQSYSRTEFASHGNDELSGPDPTKAIETSTSSHEVITVPFSGESVSDPNDDKDQKEEEENHSEQLVQVSLNEGVNRENDKLSSGDPSEDERLDEILLSGEGSPEADDRKEIHSNLETSGISIAVATSSIIYPDTKVGTSISSKNLSPLAERAEAPEDTISHDFDHHIPVENFGCMEVNQCSEPSGGLPGPRRQESLMKNNAVVRDSDFPIEAGSSQEILPHEKHYDVAYLERNQNDMLQHRRHGISMQSRSRLRREKYQSKSLLLRSNLEGDRENGSASNSTINELHDSRMHSSENFVDPDEEKVRLLRMVYELQDRLEKSCNLNTNTSGRVSTGSVQKDTWAPMYNNQQISQEESWHESEHPYYFRRSGPQTNYPGQHSLSRMTSAAKAVSGPQNNCFSMEQFPDNIPPSMQRRSSEVWHNRGARMAHIDHDYYSQYNSCASSPQHFHCSQLPARGIQMQSDQLSHGNLEMNYSRERRHLAKHHLRPMAGGAPFITCYHCLKLLQIPAEFLLVKRQCNRLKCGHCSKVLEFSLRNRTHIVPYIQNVAEPPPYEAEERNDYADRRDTTLKVYQEETDKLSSKSVPPLHRLMGYSSPSQVFRGLDASRRSMQREY; translated from the exons ATGGCCACTGGATTGACTGCTAAAATTCGATTGGTGAAGTGTCCTAGATGTCATCGGCTTCTTCCGGAGTTGCCTGATATTCCTGTTTACAAATGTGGTGGATGTGATGCAATTCTCGTAG CTAAAAGTCGAAGAGAGAGTTCTCACGACACGGAATTGGGCTCACAAAACAGGGATTCTGCCCAGAGGCGTGAAGTTGACCCCCTTTCTGTGGAGAGGCAGCCTAGCATTTCAAACCACGAAGCAATTATTCCACCCCATGACGAGTCTACTTCTGGCTTAAAGAATGGTAGAGATGCAAATGAATCTGGAGAAAGGAGTAACGAGGAGCTTGTTCATTCATCTTTGAGTGTGCAAAGGAATGCTAGAAATGATGATGGATCTCATCATGAGAATGACGAACTCTCTGATGGAGATCTCTTAAAAGCAGAGGTAGCTAGCATTTCTTCATCGAGTCATGAAGCAATTATTTCATCCTCTGGCGAGTATGTCGTAGATCCTGATGTTGAGGAGGTCCAAGATGAATCTGGAGATAGTTGCCTCGAGCAACTTGTTCATAGGAAGTTGGATGAACGCCAAAGCTATGCTGGAAACAACAATGAATCTCGTGCTGGTAATGGTGAGTTCCCATGCAGAGATGCTCCAGAACCAGAGGAATATAGCATTTCAAGTCATGAGGCAACTATCCCATCCTCGAGTGCGAAGGATTGGAAGGAATCTGCAGGTGTTAGTCAAGAGCAGCTGGCTCATATTAAGTCAAGTGAATGCCTAAAGAATGCTAGAAGCAATGGTGAATCTCAGGCTTGCCACGACGAGCAGCTGAGCTGCTCAAATCAATCCTATTCTAGAACTGAATTTGCTTCTCATGGGAATGATGAACTCTCAGGACCAGATCCTACAAAAGCAATAGAAACTAGCACTTCAAGTCATGAAGTAATAACCGTCCCATTCTCAGGCGAGTCTGTTTCGGATCCAAATGATGACAAAGatcaaaaggaagaagaagaaaaccacaGCGAGCAACTTGTTCAGGTATCTTTGAATGAAGGTGTTAATCGTGAAAATGACAAGCTCTCAAGTGGAGACCCTTCAGAAGATGAAAGGCTTGATGAGATCTTACTGTCAGGAGAAGGAAGTCCAGAAGCTGATGATAGGAAGGAGATTCATTCTAATTTAGAAACCTCAGGTATTTCGATTGCTGTAGCTACGAGTTCGATTATTTATCCCGATACAAAAGTAGGGACAAGTATTTCATCTAAGAATCTTTCTCCTCTTGCTGAACGAGCAGAGGCTCCTGAGGATACTATTAGCCATGATTTTGATCATCACATTCctgtagaaaattttggatgtATGGAAGTGAATCAATGCTCTGAACCTAGTGGTGGCCTTCCTG GTCCAAGAAGGCAAGAGTCGTTGATGAAAAATAACGCAGTGGTGAGAGATTCTGACTTTCCAATTGAAGCAGGGAGTTCCCAGGAAATTTTGCCTCACGAAAAGCATTACGACGTAGCATACCTTGAAAGGAATCAAAACGATATGCTGCAACATAGAAGACATGGTATTTCAATGCAAAGTAGAAGCAGGTTAAGACGAGAGAAATACCAAAGTAAGTCGTTGTTGCTCAGAAGCAACCTCGAAGGTGACCGTGAAAATGGCAGTGCTTCGAATTCCACGATCAACGAGCTCCATGATTCAAGAATGCATTCATCAGAAAATTTTGTAGACCCTGATGAGGAAAAGGTTAGATTGTTGAGAATGGTTTATGAACTGCAGGATCGGCTAGAGAAAAGCTGCAATCTAAATACGAACACCAGTGGACGGGTATCCACGGGATCCGTGCAGAAGGATACATGGGCGCCAATGTACAACAATCAGCAGATTTCTCAGGAGGAAAGCTGGCATGAATCAGAACATCCTTATTACTTCCGAAGAAGTGGACCTCAAACTAATTATCCTGGACAACATTCTTTGTCACGGATGACTTCTGCTGCAAAGGCTGTCAGTGGTCCTCAAAATAATTGCTTCAGCATGGAACAGTTCCCTGACAACATCCCTCCCTCGATGCAGCGGCGTTCATCTGAAGTCTGGCATAATCGAGGGGCCCGTATGGCGCATATCGATCACGACTATTATAGTCAATACAACTCATGTGCATCTAGTCCCCAACATTTTCATTGCTCGCAGTTGCCTGCAAGGGGCATTCAAATGCAGTCTGATCAGTTGAGTCATGGAAATCTTGAGATGAATTATTCGAGAGAGAGAAGACATTTGGCCAAGCATCATCTACGGCCTATGGCTGGAGGCGCCCCTTTTATAACTTGTTACCACTGCTTGAAGTTACTGCAGATTCCTGCAGAATTTCTCTTGGTGAAAAGGCAATGCAATCGGCTCAAGTGCGGTCATTGCTCGAAGGTTCTCGAGTTTTCTCTTCGAAACCGAACGCATATTGTTCCATATATACAGAATGTTGCAGAACCCCCACCATATGAGGCTGAGGAACGCAATGACTATGCAGACAGACGTGATACAACATTAAAAGTGTATCAAGAAGAGACCGATAAGTTGTCGTCCAAGTCAGTTCCCCCTCTTCATCGGCTCATGGGGTATTCTTCTCCAAGCCAAGTCTTTAGAGGTTTAGATGCATCAAGAAGAAGCATGCAGAGGGAATACTAA